A window of Methylocaldum szegediense genomic DNA:
CCAATCTTTCTCACCGCGGCCGCTGTGCTGTTTGGCTCTTTCGTCACCACGCTCGATCCTATCTTCTCCGGTCTCGCGGGAGCTTCATTTTCGGCATCTTCGCGTCGACCGCGTTGTCCCTTTACGTTGTGGCCGTGGTCTATTTCCTGCTAAAGAATCGTAAAACGGCGCAATAGCGGCCCTAGAAATCGCGCCTTGTTTGGTGCTCGCTCGACGAGGTGCCTTCCTCGGCGACGGACCTCCGCCCTCCGGTTAATTAGATTCTCATCTCGAATTTCTTAATCCGCACCGCGGCCGCTTGCCTTTTCGGCGTTGACCGGGCCTTTACTCGAGCAGAGCCGCTTATTTGCAACAAATTGTTGACATAGAGCAACAAAATTTGCCGCATGTGTGAACTAATGGACGGCAACGCAGTCTATAGCTATGTGTTCTTCCTCCTCTTGACCCACCGTTAGGTGGGTTTTTTATATTTCAAGGAATGAGGAACGGCGGATAAAACCGGGTTTGGGCGGGTAAGAAAGGCTTGCAGCTGTCAGTCTTCTGTTGCGTTGAAAGCCGAAAACGGGAAAGGCATACGTTCTGTGCTATAGGACATAAAAAGCATCATATTGAAAATCCACGCCGACAGGGCCTCGCCCCATTTCACACCAATCCGGGTGGGGCGGCCGGTAAAAACGTGGGACATAAACTGGAGCAGCACGACAGTCCACAATGCAAAACGCACGACACCGAAAAGTGCAAAACACAGTGCCATAAATAACAGGCGCCTAAAGGCATTCATGGGGACTTGATTATTGTTGATAGAGGCTTTCATACGGCCGAAAGAATAAGAAGCAAAGTGGAGCTACTCAAAGGGTATTGTCAACGGTAGCGCATGACAGCCGGCACCGAATGACGAAAAGGTTCAGGGTGGTCGGCAGCATCATCAGCCAATCGTGCAGTCGCAAGTCCGATTTTTCCGGAAGCCGGCGGGCACGGATTTTAGGAGGGGCATCACCATGGGGCAACTTTTACCTGGAAAGCGCAACAGCGTCGTTGAGCCGTCACACTTGCAAGACGGGCTACGTGTGATCGCGATAGTCGAGTTCATCAAAGGCATACTGATCCTGCTGGCGGGATTCGGAGTTCTCTCTCTCATCCATCATGACGTACAACTGTTGGCCGAGGAAATCGTCGGCCATTTTTACCTCAATCCAGCCAGTCGATATCCGCGAATCTTTATCGATCTCGCTGGACAACTTACGGATACGAGGCTTTGGATCCTTGCCGGTTTCGCATTTGCCTACAGCGGTTTGCGGTTTATCGAGGCTTATGGATTATGGCGAAGACGGCGCTGGGCGGAATGGTTCGCAGTGGTGAGCGGCGCGCTTTATATTCCGATCGAGCTCTTTGAGCTGTTGGCCGGGCTCTCGTGGATTAAGGTTTTGACTTTCGCCGTCAATGTAGGGATTGTGTCTTATGTAGGCCTTACACTGTGGCGCTCGCAGAAGAACAATCTGAGTGTGCCGGCGTAGGCGGCTTGGACTGCGGAATAGCGAGTGGATGTTCAAGGATGCAGGATACGGATCGTGGAGCGGGTGATGGGAATCGAACCCACATTGCAGGCTTGGGAAGCCCGAGTTCTACCATTGAACTACACCCGCCCAATTCCGTCGGAGATGGACGCATTTCTCCCCGAAGGGATGCATCCATCCCCTCGGGGGTTAGTTGACAGACCTATCTCGCGATAGGCCACCACGCGGAAGTCTGCACCCTTTCGGGTCGGGGCGATCATTTCATCCCCTATCCGGTCCATTACAGACCGGTCTTCGCTTTTTCCGCGATCCTTTACCCACACAGGCATCAGCAGGCCTTACGGGCTGCTTAGTCCTGTTGCCAGGACGCCTGTATGGGCTTACCACGTTCCGTTAAAGTAGCAAGAGTCGTTAGGGTTCCGCCTTTCCGCCGGTGGTGTTGTTTGTCAGCGTGCCCTTACCAAGCAGAAGAGCAACCTCACCACATCCCATTTTGGGCAAGCCTGTCAGTCGCCTTTGGCTTGTTCAGCTTAACGACGTTTAACAGCGGTTCGCGTATGCTAACCCTTAGGCTCTGCCTAGCGCCTCAACCAGGTTGCGACTCCCAGTATCACACTAGACTCCTCACGGAGTTAGTGTACCCCGTAAGGTGGCTACGTTGTCAGTACGCTTAGCACGAGGTCGTTACCAACCCCGCACCGTAGTTAGGCTACCGGTGGCTGAACACCGGGTCTTGTCAAATCCTGTGATTTGCAAGACAACTACTTAAACGGCTTTCGCCGCGTTGTCGATAAAAGGCCTACTTCAGAACCAGAGACATCTTAAAGAACTCTTAAGTTGTGGCTCTGCCACCAGGATTGATTAGGCGTGCTGGTGGAACTTCGGCTGTTTCCCTCATTATAACGTTGTGAGGAGGCCAGCTACCGACGCGACTCGTGTCGCACGCTTGGGAAGCTGAGGTTCTACCATTGAACTACACCCGCGAATCGCCTCAATTTTACGCATTTTTACGAGTCTTGATCAATCTTTTTGGACCCTTTGGTGGTCTATAGAACGGAAAGTATGGTGCATGCGGGGGCCGGTTCGATTCTCTCGCATGCTGCGGTTAGATCACCAAAAATTTGGGACGGAACATGGGACAAGAGATAGCGAGAGCCCGGTTCTCCGATGCCGATTTCGATGTTTTTCGCCAGCGCTTGCTAGAGGAAACGGCGTTGCTCGATCGCTATGTCCGCAGGGGCATGTGTTCGTCACGGGGGCCGATCACCGGGTTCGAGCTGGAATCGTGGCTGGTCGATTCCGAGATGAATCCCGCGCCGGTCAACGCCGCGTTTCTGGAACGTTTCGGTGACGCGCAGGCCTGCCCGGAACTCGCTAAGTTCAATGTGGAATTTAACAGCGAGCCGCAGGTCCTTAGCGGGTCTGTACTTTCGTTGCTTCATCTCGAATTGGCCGACCTCTGGCGAAAGGCTAGTTCGGCAGCAGAATCTCTGGGCGTCGCTCTAGTGGCGATCGGAATACTGCCGACGGTGCCGGCGGCGGTACTCAATCTGAGCAATATTTCCGAACTGAACCGGTTTCGGGCGCTGAACGAGCAGATTTTATCGGCACGCCGTCAGGAGCCGTTGAAGCTCGACATTTCCGGCCATCAGCATCTCGCGGTCAAACACCAGGATGTGATGCTGGAATCGGCGGCGACATCGTTTCAGATTCACCTCCAGGTTCCGCTTGAGAGGGTCAGGGATTATTTCAATACCGCCGTTCTGGTTTCTGCACCGCTAGTGGCGGTTTCTGCCAATTCTCCCTTCCTGTTCGGAAAGGATCTCTGGGCCGAAACCCGAATACCCTTGTTCGAGCAAGCGGTCGATGTCGGGGGCTTCCGCGAGGCTAGTCAGGGGCCCTTGCATCGGGTCGGTTTCGGCAGCGGTTATGCCCGGCGTGTGATTACGGAGATCTTCGAGGAGAATTTCGAGCATTATCCGGTTTTATTGCCGATTCTGTCGGAAACACCGCCTGATCGATTCGCCCATTTGCGTCTGCACAACGGCACCATTTGGCGCTGGAATCGCCCCCTGGTGGGTTTCGATCCTGATGGCTGTCCGCACATTCGAGTCGAACATCGAGTCATTCCGGCAGGCCCTAGCATTGTGGATATGATCGCCAACGCGGCATTCTTTTACGGTCTGATGGAAGCGCTTGCGAACGAGCCCGGCGAGCCGTTGATTCCGTTCGCTCAAGCCAAGGATAATTTTTACCAGTCGGCTCGATACGGCTTGGGGGCGCATGTGGTTTGGCGTGGCGGGGTAAAGCTGCCGATCAAGTCATGGCTGCTATATGAACTGCTGCCAAAAGCGGAAACCGGCTTGAGACGATTGGCGTTGGCGGAAGCGGATATCGCTCGTTTCTTAAGTATTATTGAGCAGCGGATCGTGTCCGGCCAGACCGGCAGCGAATGGCAACGTCGCTTCATAGCGAAACATCCCGGGGAATTTTCGACCATGACTCGCGAGTATCTGACTTGCCAGAAGAGCGGGGAGCCGGTTCATCGGTGGCCGCTCTGATGGACGCTCCATTCTTGACCCAATTGGATCATGTTCCGCAAGGCTTGACCGAGATAAGTGCGGAGTCCCTGCATACGATACTGCCGGGATCCACGCTCATTCACCTTCCGGGCCGTCAGGAA
This region includes:
- a CDS encoding DUF4389 domain-containing protein, with the protein product MKASINNNQVPMNAFRRLLFMALCFALFGVVRFALWTVVLLQFMSHVFTGRPTRIGVKWGEALSAWIFNMMLFMSYSTERMPFPFSAFNATED
- a CDS encoding glutamate--cysteine ligase family protein; the protein is MGQEIARARFSDADFDVFRQRLLEETALLDRYVRRGMCSSRGPITGFELESWLVDSEMNPAPVNAAFLERFGDAQACPELAKFNVEFNSEPQVLSGSVLSLLHLELADLWRKASSAAESLGVALVAIGILPTVPAAVLNLSNISELNRFRALNEQILSARRQEPLKLDISGHQHLAVKHQDVMLESAATSFQIHLQVPLERVRDYFNTAVLVSAPLVAVSANSPFLFGKDLWAETRIPLFEQAVDVGGFREASQGPLHRVGFGSGYARRVITEIFEENFEHYPVLLPILSETPPDRFAHLRLHNGTIWRWNRPLVGFDPDGCPHIRVEHRVIPAGPSIVDMIANAAFFYGLMEALANEPGEPLIPFAQAKDNFYQSARYGLGAHVVWRGGVKLPIKSWLLYELLPKAETGLRRLALAEADIARFLSIIEQRIVSGQTGSEWQRRFIAKHPGEFSTMTREYLTCQKSGEPVHRWPL
- a CDS encoding DUF2127 domain-containing protein — translated: MGQLLPGKRNSVVEPSHLQDGLRVIAIVEFIKGILILLAGFGVLSLIHHDVQLLAEEIVGHFYLNPASRYPRIFIDLAGQLTDTRLWILAGFAFAYSGLRFIEAYGLWRRRRWAEWFAVVSGALYIPIELFELLAGLSWIKVLTFAVNVGIVSYVGLTLWRSQKNNLSVPA